Proteins encoded in a region of the Orcinus orca chromosome 8, mOrcOrc1.1, whole genome shotgun sequence genome:
- the PTPRCAP gene encoding protein tyrosine phosphatase receptor type C-associated protein isoform X2 — MDLRCVLGLWTLLALPGALGSGRSTEDSPGSSSSVTVVLLLLLLLLLATGLALAWYRLSRDSGGYYHPARLGAALWGRTRRLLWASPPGRWLRAELGSPEEDPEQQEDERDVEDDCDLGGGQEERESQEEGQRGEGPSPQQAPEPAEEAYDDDTEAGLGLGSQGPVGSGGSAEALLSELHAFAGSAAWDDSTRAAGSRGLHVTAL, encoded by the exons ATG GACCTGCGCTGCGTCCTAGGGCTCTGGACGCTGCTGGCCCTGCCAGGGGCCCTGGGCTCGGGCCGCAGCACCGAGGACAGCCCGGGCTCCAGCTCCTCGGTCACCGtggtcctgctgctgctgctgcttctgctgctggcCACTGGCCTGGCGCTGGCCTGGTACCGCCTGAGCCGGGACTCGGGGGGCTACTACCACCCGGCCCGCCTGGGCGCCGCGCTGTGGGGCCGCACTCGCCGCCTGCTCTGGGCCAGCCCGCCAGGCCGCTGGCTCCGGGCTGAGCTGGGGTCGCCAGAAGAGGACCCGGAGCAGCAGGAGGATGAGCGGGACGTGGAAGATGACTGCGACCTGGGTGGTGGCCAAGAGGAGCGTGAATCCCAGGAAGAGGGGCAGCGTGGAGAGGGGCCCAGCCCACAGCAGGCCCCGGAGCCGGCCGAGGAAGCCTATGACGATGACACCGAAGCGGGCCTGGGCCTCGGCTCCCAGGGGCCGGTGGGCTCCGGGGGCAGCGCCGAGGCCCTGCTGAGTGAGCTGCACGCCTTTGCTGGCAGCGCGGCCTGGGACGACAGCACTAGGGCAGCTGGGAGCCGGGGCCTCCATGTCACCGCACTGTAG
- the PTPRCAP gene encoding protein tyrosine phosphatase receptor type C-associated protein isoform X1 gives MLQLGQSPWGSPRGWEGGRGVSVTRILGPGQMEATQLPRARSPHPGPQEEPAPTPALQDLRCVLGLWTLLALPGALGSGRSTEDSPGSSSSVTVVLLLLLLLLLATGLALAWYRLSRDSGGYYHPARLGAALWGRTRRLLWASPPGRWLRAELGSPEEDPEQQEDERDVEDDCDLGGGQEERESQEEGQRGEGPSPQQAPEPAEEAYDDDTEAGLGLGSQGPVGSGGSAEALLSELHAFAGSAAWDDSTRAAGSRGLHVTAL, from the exons ATGCTGCAGCTAGGGCAGTCCCCATGGGGCAGTCCCCgtggctgggagggaggaagaggggtctCAGTGACCCGCATCCTGGGACCTGGCCAAATGGAGGCTACACAGTTGCCTCGGGCTCGGTCCCCCCATCCTGGGCCTCAGGAAGAGCCAGCTCCAACACCAGCCTTGCAG GACCTGCGCTGCGTCCTAGGGCTCTGGACGCTGCTGGCCCTGCCAGGGGCCCTGGGCTCGGGCCGCAGCACCGAGGACAGCCCGGGCTCCAGCTCCTCGGTCACCGtggtcctgctgctgctgctgcttctgctgctggcCACTGGCCTGGCGCTGGCCTGGTACCGCCTGAGCCGGGACTCGGGGGGCTACTACCACCCGGCCCGCCTGGGCGCCGCGCTGTGGGGCCGCACTCGCCGCCTGCTCTGGGCCAGCCCGCCAGGCCGCTGGCTCCGGGCTGAGCTGGGGTCGCCAGAAGAGGACCCGGAGCAGCAGGAGGATGAGCGGGACGTGGAAGATGACTGCGACCTGGGTGGTGGCCAAGAGGAGCGTGAATCCCAGGAAGAGGGGCAGCGTGGAGAGGGGCCCAGCCCACAGCAGGCCCCGGAGCCGGCCGAGGAAGCCTATGACGATGACACCGAAGCGGGCCTGGGCCTCGGCTCCCAGGGGCCGGTGGGCTCCGGGGGCAGCGCCGAGGCCCTGCTGAGTGAGCTGCACGCCTTTGCTGGCAGCGCGGCCTGGGACGACAGCACTAGGGCAGCTGGGAGCCGGGGCCTCCATGTCACCGCACTGTAG
- the RPS6KB2 gene encoding ribosomal protein S6 kinase beta-2 isoform X2: protein MAAVFDLDLETEEGSEGEGEPEFSPADVCPLAELRAAGLEPVGHYEEVELTESSVNPGPERIGPHCFELLRVLGKGNYGKVFQVRKVQGTNVGRIYAMKVLRKAKIVRNAKDTAHTRAERNILESVKHPFIVELAYAFQTGGKLYLILECLSGGELFTHLEREGIFLEDTACFYLSEITLALGHLHSQGIIYRDLKPENIMLNSQGHIKLTDFGLCKESIHEGAVTHTFCGTIEYMAPEILVRSGHNRAVDWWSLGALMYDMLTGSPPFTAENRKKTMDKIIRGKLELPAYLTPDARDLVKKFLKRNPSQRIGGGPGDAADVQRHPFFRHVNWDDLLARRVDPPFRPSLQSEEDVSQFDSHFTRQTPVDSPDDTALSESANQAFLGFTYVAPSVLDSIKEGFSLQPKLRSPRRLNGSPWTPISPLKFSPFEGFRPSPGPPEPLEPTLPPLLLPLPPLPPPSSTAPLPIRPPSGTKKSKKGRGRPGR, encoded by the exons ATGGCGGCGGTGTTTGACCTGGACCTGGAGACGGAGGAAGGcagcgagggcgagggcgagccAGAGTTCAGCCCCGCG GACGTGTGTCCCCTTGCCGAGTTGAGGGCGGCTGGCCTGGA GCCTGTGGGGCACTATGAAGAGGTGGAGCTGACTGAGAGCAGTGTGAACCCGGGCCCTGAGCGCATCGGGCCCCACTGCTTCGAGCTGCTGCGCGTGCTGGGCAAGGGGAACTATGGCAAG GTGTTCCAGGTGCGAAAGGTGCAGGGCACCAATGTGGGCAGAATATATGCCATGAAAGTCCTGAGGAAG GCCAAAATTGTGCGCAACGCCAAGGACACGGCACACACGCGGGCTGAGCGGAACATTCTAGAGTCAGTGAAGCACCCCTTCATTGTGGAACTGGCCTATGCCTTCCAGACTGGTGGCAAACTCTACCTCATCCTGGAGTGCCTCAGTG GCGGCGAGCTCTTCACACATCTGGAGCGAGAGGGCATCTTCCTGGAAGACACGGCCTG TTTCTACCTGTCAGAGATCACACTGGCCCTGGGCCATCTCCACTCCCAAGGCATCATCTACCGGGATCTCAAACCTGAGAACATCATGCTCAACAGCCAGG GTCACATCAAACTGACGGACTTCGGCCTCTGCAAGGAGTCGATTCACGAGGGTGCCGTCACCCACACCTTCTGCGGCACCATCGAGTACAT GGCCCCTGAGATTCTGGTGCGCAGTGGCCACAACCGGGCGGTGGACTGGTGGAGCTTGGGGGCCCTGATGTACGACATGCTCACTGGATCG CCACCCTTCACTGCAGAGAACCGGAAGAAAACCATGGATAAGATCATCAGAGGGAAGCTGGAGCTGCCCGCCTACCTCACCCCAGATGCCCGGGACCTCGTCAAAAAG TTTCTGAAGCGGAATCCCAGCCAACGTATCGGGGGTGGCCCTGGGGACGCCGCTGATGTGCAG AGGCACCCCTTCTTCCGGCACGTTAATTGGGATGACCTCCTGGCCCGCCGAGTGGACCCCCCTTTCCGGCCGTCCCTG CAGTCGGAGGAGGACGTGAGCCAGTTTGACTCCCACTTCACGAGGCAGACGCCGGTGGACAGTCCAGACGACACGGCCCTCAGTGAGAGCGCCAACCAGGCCTTCCTG GGCTTCACGTACGTGGCGCCCTCCGTCCTGGACAGCATCAAGGAGGGCTTCTCCCTCCAGCCCAAGCTGCGCTCCCCCAGGCGCCTCAACGGCAGCCCCTGGACCCCCATCAG CCCCCTGAAGTTCTCGCCCTTTGAGGGATTCCGGCCCAGCCCCGGCCCACCGGAGCCCCTGGAGCCCACTCTACCCCCTCTCttgctgccgctgccgccactACCGCCGCCCTCGagcactgcccccctccccatccGACCCCCTTCAGGGACCAAGAAGTCCAAGAAAGGCCGTGGGCGCCCCGGGCGCTAA
- the RPS6KB2 gene encoding ribosomal protein S6 kinase beta-2 isoform X3 — protein sequence MAAVFDLDLETEEGSEGEGEPEFSPAAPSPSPASPFPALASPPQSWPIACQLPFVTLSTPGPSSPAWGEGAWHLPWLLPLGFSQDVCPLAELRAAGLEPVGHYEEVELTESSVNPGPERIGPHCFELLRVLGKGNYGKVFQVRKVQGTNVGRIYAMKVLRKAKIVRNAKDTAHTRAERNILESVKHPFIVELAYAFQTGGKLYLILECLSGGELFTHLEREGIFLEDTAWSHQTDGLRPLQGVDSRGCRHPHLLRHHRVHPPFTAENRKKTMDKIIRGKLELPAYLTPDARDLVKKFLKRNPSQRIGGGPGDAADVQRHPFFRHVNWDDLLARRVDPPFRPSLQSEEDVSQFDSHFTRQTPVDSPDDTALSESANQAFLGFTYVAPSVLDSIKEGFSLQPKLRSPRRLNGSPWTPISPLKFSPFEGFRPSPGPPEPLEPTLPPLLLPLPPLPPPSSTAPLPIRPPSGTKKSKKGRGRPGR from the exons ATGGCGGCGGTGTTTGACCTGGACCTGGAGACGGAGGAAGGcagcgagggcgagggcgagccAGAGTTCAGCCCCGCG gcccccagcccttcccctgcGTCTCCCTTTCCTGCCCTCGCCTCTCCTCCGCAGTCCTGGCCCATCGCCTGCCAGCTCCCATTCGTCACCCTTTCCACGCCTGGGCCAAGCAGTCCAGCTTGGGGGGAGGGAGCCTGGCACCTCCCTTGGCTCTTACCCCTCGGTTTCTCACAGGACGTGTGTCCCCTTGCCGAGTTGAGGGCGGCTGGCCTGGA GCCTGTGGGGCACTATGAAGAGGTGGAGCTGACTGAGAGCAGTGTGAACCCGGGCCCTGAGCGCATCGGGCCCCACTGCTTCGAGCTGCTGCGCGTGCTGGGCAAGGGGAACTATGGCAAG GTGTTCCAGGTGCGAAAGGTGCAGGGCACCAATGTGGGCAGAATATATGCCATGAAAGTCCTGAGGAAG GCCAAAATTGTGCGCAACGCCAAGGACACGGCACACACGCGGGCTGAGCGGAACATTCTAGAGTCAGTGAAGCACCCCTTCATTGTGGAACTGGCCTATGCCTTCCAGACTGGTGGCAAACTCTACCTCATCCTGGAGTGCCTCAGTG GCGGCGAGCTCTTCACACATCTGGAGCGAGAGGGCATCTTCCTGGAAGACACGGCCTG GTCACATCAAACTGACGGACTTCGGCCTCTGCAAGGAGTCGATTCACGAGGGTGCCGTCACCCACACCTTCTGCGGCACCATCGAGTACAT CCACCCTTCACTGCAGAGAACCGGAAGAAAACCATGGATAAGATCATCAGAGGGAAGCTGGAGCTGCCCGCCTACCTCACCCCAGATGCCCGGGACCTCGTCAAAAAG TTTCTGAAGCGGAATCCCAGCCAACGTATCGGGGGTGGCCCTGGGGACGCCGCTGATGTGCAG AGGCACCCCTTCTTCCGGCACGTTAATTGGGATGACCTCCTGGCCCGCCGAGTGGACCCCCCTTTCCGGCCGTCCCTG CAGTCGGAGGAGGACGTGAGCCAGTTTGACTCCCACTTCACGAGGCAGACGCCGGTGGACAGTCCAGACGACACGGCCCTCAGTGAGAGCGCCAACCAGGCCTTCCTG GGCTTCACGTACGTGGCGCCCTCCGTCCTGGACAGCATCAAGGAGGGCTTCTCCCTCCAGCCCAAGCTGCGCTCCCCCAGGCGCCTCAACGGCAGCCCCTGGACCCCCATCAG CCCCCTGAAGTTCTCGCCCTTTGAGGGATTCCGGCCCAGCCCCGGCCCACCGGAGCCCCTGGAGCCCACTCTACCCCCTCTCttgctgccgctgccgccactACCGCCGCCCTCGagcactgcccccctccccatccGACCCCCTTCAGGGACCAAGAAGTCCAAGAAAGGCCGTGGGCGCCCCGGGCGCTAA
- the RPS6KB2 gene encoding ribosomal protein S6 kinase beta-2 isoform X1 codes for MAAVFDLDLETEEGSEGEGEPEFSPAAPSPSPASPFPALASPPQSWPIACQLPFVTLSTPGPSSPAWGEGAWHLPWLLPLGFSQDVCPLAELRAAGLEPVGHYEEVELTESSVNPGPERIGPHCFELLRVLGKGNYGKVFQVRKVQGTNVGRIYAMKVLRKAKIVRNAKDTAHTRAERNILESVKHPFIVELAYAFQTGGKLYLILECLSGGELFTHLEREGIFLEDTACFYLSEITLALGHLHSQGIIYRDLKPENIMLNSQGHIKLTDFGLCKESIHEGAVTHTFCGTIEYMAPEILVRSGHNRAVDWWSLGALMYDMLTGSPPFTAENRKKTMDKIIRGKLELPAYLTPDARDLVKKFLKRNPSQRIGGGPGDAADVQRHPFFRHVNWDDLLARRVDPPFRPSLQSEEDVSQFDSHFTRQTPVDSPDDTALSESANQAFLGFTYVAPSVLDSIKEGFSLQPKLRSPRRLNGSPWTPISPLKFSPFEGFRPSPGPPEPLEPTLPPLLLPLPPLPPPSSTAPLPIRPPSGTKKSKKGRGRPGR; via the exons ATGGCGGCGGTGTTTGACCTGGACCTGGAGACGGAGGAAGGcagcgagggcgagggcgagccAGAGTTCAGCCCCGCG gcccccagcccttcccctgcGTCTCCCTTTCCTGCCCTCGCCTCTCCTCCGCAGTCCTGGCCCATCGCCTGCCAGCTCCCATTCGTCACCCTTTCCACGCCTGGGCCAAGCAGTCCAGCTTGGGGGGAGGGAGCCTGGCACCTCCCTTGGCTCTTACCCCTCGGTTTCTCACAGGACGTGTGTCCCCTTGCCGAGTTGAGGGCGGCTGGCCTGGA GCCTGTGGGGCACTATGAAGAGGTGGAGCTGACTGAGAGCAGTGTGAACCCGGGCCCTGAGCGCATCGGGCCCCACTGCTTCGAGCTGCTGCGCGTGCTGGGCAAGGGGAACTATGGCAAG GTGTTCCAGGTGCGAAAGGTGCAGGGCACCAATGTGGGCAGAATATATGCCATGAAAGTCCTGAGGAAG GCCAAAATTGTGCGCAACGCCAAGGACACGGCACACACGCGGGCTGAGCGGAACATTCTAGAGTCAGTGAAGCACCCCTTCATTGTGGAACTGGCCTATGCCTTCCAGACTGGTGGCAAACTCTACCTCATCCTGGAGTGCCTCAGTG GCGGCGAGCTCTTCACACATCTGGAGCGAGAGGGCATCTTCCTGGAAGACACGGCCTG TTTCTACCTGTCAGAGATCACACTGGCCCTGGGCCATCTCCACTCCCAAGGCATCATCTACCGGGATCTCAAACCTGAGAACATCATGCTCAACAGCCAGG GTCACATCAAACTGACGGACTTCGGCCTCTGCAAGGAGTCGATTCACGAGGGTGCCGTCACCCACACCTTCTGCGGCACCATCGAGTACAT GGCCCCTGAGATTCTGGTGCGCAGTGGCCACAACCGGGCGGTGGACTGGTGGAGCTTGGGGGCCCTGATGTACGACATGCTCACTGGATCG CCACCCTTCACTGCAGAGAACCGGAAGAAAACCATGGATAAGATCATCAGAGGGAAGCTGGAGCTGCCCGCCTACCTCACCCCAGATGCCCGGGACCTCGTCAAAAAG TTTCTGAAGCGGAATCCCAGCCAACGTATCGGGGGTGGCCCTGGGGACGCCGCTGATGTGCAG AGGCACCCCTTCTTCCGGCACGTTAATTGGGATGACCTCCTGGCCCGCCGAGTGGACCCCCCTTTCCGGCCGTCCCTG CAGTCGGAGGAGGACGTGAGCCAGTTTGACTCCCACTTCACGAGGCAGACGCCGGTGGACAGTCCAGACGACACGGCCCTCAGTGAGAGCGCCAACCAGGCCTTCCTG GGCTTCACGTACGTGGCGCCCTCCGTCCTGGACAGCATCAAGGAGGGCTTCTCCCTCCAGCCCAAGCTGCGCTCCCCCAGGCGCCTCAACGGCAGCCCCTGGACCCCCATCAG CCCCCTGAAGTTCTCGCCCTTTGAGGGATTCCGGCCCAGCCCCGGCCCACCGGAGCCCCTGGAGCCCACTCTACCCCCTCTCttgctgccgctgccgccactACCGCCGCCCTCGagcactgcccccctccccatccGACCCCCTTCAGGGACCAAGAAGTCCAAGAAAGGCCGTGGGCGCCCCGGGCGCTAA